One part of the Aurantibacillus circumpalustris genome encodes these proteins:
- a CDS encoding T9SS type A sorting domain-containing protein, with translation MLNKIKYSIINTSKLALILSGIFLSLNAKSQIANYVNNPSFETALPSATMNPFDAAKFWAAFDSLNNISYYLFGKPPLGAVPYCSTGFQYPRTGKNFALSQFFCDNCPREYPRNRLKQVLKPNTVYCAKYYVVNTNNNRVAIDSYAAYFGNSTLDTITHSMVPLTYLNPQIQNTAGIITDTLNWIPITGTFVAIGDEKYMVLGNFKSNAATNTLLINTPTLTTMSNDVYIDDVSLIEFDLPAFAGRDTIVFPGNSVFLGREPDIGIDEACIWYKLPDMVNPIDTVAGFWINPTATATYVVKQQLWCNNTPKWDTVVVETSIYVGLNKVRLSVVEGALELYPNPAQDFLELKTSNPNLLKEFNSISIYNTLGALIRKEEVVFENKTFILKTNDLENGVYFLTLKSNNLGTVSKRFVISR, from the coding sequence TTGCTAAATAAAATAAAATATTCTATAATAAATACCAGCAAGCTTGCTCTAATACTTTCTGGTATTTTTCTTTCCCTTAACGCCAAATCTCAAATCGCTAACTATGTTAATAATCCAAGTTTTGAAACGGCTCTGCCAAGTGCAACAATGAATCCCTTTGATGCTGCTAAATTTTGGGCGGCATTTGACTCCTTAAATAACATTAGCTACTATTTGTTTGGTAAACCCCCTCTGGGCGCAGTTCCATATTGTAGCACAGGTTTTCAATATCCAAGAACGGGAAAGAATTTTGCTTTGAGTCAGTTTTTTTGCGATAATTGTCCGAGAGAATATCCTCGCAATCGCTTGAAACAGGTCTTAAAACCAAACACTGTTTACTGTGCAAAATATTATGTTGTTAATACAAACAACAACCGTGTAGCAATAGATAGTTATGCAGCTTATTTTGGGAATAGTACATTAGACACTATTACACACTCTATGGTTCCCTTAACTTATTTGAATCCACAAATACAAAATACAGCTGGCATAATTACTGATACTCTCAATTGGATACCAATAACAGGAACTTTCGTAGCAATTGGAGACGAAAAGTACATGGTATTAGGTAATTTTAAAAGCAACGCAGCAACCAATACACTGTTAATAAACACACCTACTTTAACCACCATGTCAAATGACGTTTACATAGACGACGTTAGTTTAATTGAATTCGACCTCCCTGCTTTCGCCGGAAGAGATACGATCGTTTTTCCTGGTAATAGTGTTTTTCTCGGCAGAGAACCAGACATTGGTATTGATGAAGCGTGTATTTGGTATAAATTACCAGACATGGTAAACCCCATTGATACCGTTGCAGGGTTTTGGATTAACCCAACGGCAACGGCAACCTATGTGGTAAAACAACAGCTTTGGTGTAATAATACTCCTAAGTGGGATACTGTAGTAGTAGAGACAAGTATTTATGTGGGGTTAAACAAGGTCCGACTGAGCGTAGTCGAAGGCGCTTTAGAGTTGTATCCAAATCCCGCACAAGATTTTTTAGAATTAAAAACTTCCAACCCGAATTTGCTCAAGGAGTTTAATTCAATTTCTATTTACAATACACTTGGAGCTTTAATAAGAAAAGAAGAAGTTGTGTTTGAAAACAAAACATTTATTCTTAAAACGAACGATCTTGAAAATGGGGTTTATTTCTTAACTCTCAAAAGCAACAATCTTGGTACCGTTAGTAAGCGGTTTGTGATTTCTAGGTAG
- a CDS encoding T9SS type A sorting domain-containing protein, translated as MNKLLKNYLLLNKPVYNFNAIRLIVLFLMCIPFVIQSQIANHVNNGGFEQVVLGSNPPLAKCWRAIDSSSFFGITFSASLPPFNVPLNGYTYQWPKHGNNYFGSTFFNVGSTRGYPLNKLKDSLKSGVTYCVKFYCNITNNTTYGIDGIGAYFGDSQVDTINYCTHPLTYLIPQVQNPTGNLITDTLNWLPITGTFVATGNEKYMIIGNFKSDVATNTVLINPTHLPTIATDVLLDDVSCIDINLPAFAGRDTIIHPGDSVFLGREPDVGIDEACIWYKLPDLINPIDTIAGFWINPTSTATYVVKQQLWCNNVPKWDTVVVETSIYVGNSLFDYPSAGSGQAAQSDIKVFPNPAQDFLELKTSNTNLFKEFNSIFIYNNLGKLMREEEVVFENKTFILKTNDLENGVYFLTLKSNTMGNVSRRFVIIAR; from the coding sequence ATGAACAAATTACTAAAAAACTACTTATTGCTAAATAAACCAGTTTATAACTTTAATGCAATTAGACTGATAGTGCTTTTTTTAATGTGCATCCCCTTTGTAATTCAAAGTCAGATTGCAAATCATGTAAATAATGGGGGGTTTGAGCAAGTTGTTCTGGGTTCTAATCCCCCTTTGGCAAAATGCTGGAGAGCCATTGACAGTTCAAGTTTTTTTGGAATCACTTTCAGTGCTTCACTGCCACCCTTTAATGTACCATTGAATGGATATACCTATCAGTGGCCGAAGCATGGTAATAATTATTTTGGAAGTACCTTTTTTAACGTAGGTTCAACAAGAGGTTATCCATTAAATAAACTTAAAGACTCATTAAAGTCAGGAGTTACTTATTGTGTGAAATTTTATTGTAATATAACTAACAATACTACTTACGGCATTGATGGAATTGGAGCCTATTTTGGAGATTCACAAGTTGATACAATTAACTACTGCACGCATCCATTGACCTATTTAATACCACAGGTTCAGAATCCAACAGGTAATCTAATTACGGACACCTTAAATTGGTTACCAATAACAGGCACTTTCGTAGCTACTGGTAACGAAAAATACATGATAATAGGCAATTTTAAAAGTGATGTTGCAACGAATACTGTTTTAATTAACCCAACTCATTTGCCCACAATAGCAACGGATGTTCTGTTAGATGATGTATCCTGTATAGACATAAACCTCCCCGCCTTTGCAGGCAGAGATACCATAATACACCCTGGAGATAGTGTTTTTTTGGGCAGAGAACCAGACGTAGGCATTGACGAAGCCTGTATTTGGTATAAATTACCAGATTTGATAAACCCCATTGATACCATTGCAGGATTTTGGATTAACCCAACAAGCACCGCAACGTATGTAGTGAAACAACAGCTATGGTGTAATAACGTTCCTAAATGGGATACAGTGGTTGTTGAGACAAGTATTTATGTGGGAAATTCACTCTTCGACTACCCTTCGGCAGGCTCAGGACAGGCTGCTCAGAGTGACATAAAGGTGTTTCCAAATCCAGCACAAGATTTTTTGGAATTAAAAACTTCCAACACGAATTTATTCAAGGAGTTTAATTCAATTTTCATTTACAATAACCTTGGGAAATTGATGAGAGAAGAAGAAGTTGTGTTTGAAAACAAAACGTTTATTCTTAAAACGAACGATCTTGAAAATGGGGTTTATTTCTTAACTCTTAAAAGCAACACTATGGGTAACGTTAGTCGGCGGTTTGTTATTATTGCGCGGTAA
- a CDS encoding phage holin family protein, translating to MAKILPGVTLDDYLSALMVAIVLAFLNTIVKPILTVLTIPITVVTLGLFLLVINAIIIIFAEKLVSGFQVDGFLTALIFSLILSVFTGILNALFGVNEKRED from the coding sequence GTGGCGAAAATTTTACCAGGCGTTACACTTGATGATTATTTATCCGCCTTAATGGTGGCCATTGTATTAGCGTTTTTAAACACCATCGTGAAACCAATACTAACGGTACTCACCATACCGATTACTGTAGTTACCTTGGGGCTTTTTCTTCTGGTAATTAATGCCATCATCATTATTTTTGCAGAAAAACTGGTAAGTGGATTTCAAGTGGATGGGTTTTTAACTGCATTAATTTTCAGCCTCATTCTATCTGTATTCACGGGCATTTTAAATGCTTTATTTGGCGTAAACGAAAAGAGGGAAGATTGA
- a CDS encoding asparagine synthetase B yields MKKILFLFFFFFFAIKSFGSYLLIPMDDAQKNHLKAYGLAYWALKGELEIHWLLNYRGGSFMIPNVKAVANECVIRGISYETVSDAQGNSILADIANPEVNQDAVKLEKAPRIAVYSPKGKQPWDDAVTLVLKYAEIPYDVLYDEEIFLEKLKDYDWLHLHHEDFTGQYGKFYSGFRNAAWYQAEVKENEAMAKKLGFTKVSLMKLHTAKRIKDFVFNGGFLFAMCSATDSYDIALAAEGIDICESVFDHDPADKNATAMLDFSKGFAFEDYKLSMNPMEYEYSTIDTYGTRNQYGPTEKTDIFTLFEFSAKWDPVPTMLCQNHTSTIKGFWGQTAAFDKKYIKKNVLIMGETKAYGEARYIHGDFGKGTWTFYSGHDPEDYQHRVEEPPTDLSLHPNSPGYRLILNNILFPAAKKKKQKT; encoded by the coding sequence ATGAAAAAAATCCTTTTTCTTTTTTTCTTTTTTTTCTTTGCAATAAAAAGCTTCGGTTCTTATTTGCTTATTCCAATGGATGATGCACAAAAAAATCATCTGAAGGCATATGGTTTGGCCTATTGGGCTTTAAAGGGAGAGTTGGAAATACACTGGCTTTTAAATTACAGAGGCGGAAGTTTTATGATTCCAAATGTGAAGGCGGTTGCAAATGAATGCGTGATCAGAGGTATTAGTTATGAAACGGTGTCTGATGCACAAGGAAATTCTATTTTAGCAGACATTGCTAACCCAGAAGTAAATCAAGATGCAGTAAAATTAGAAAAAGCACCGCGTATTGCGGTTTACTCTCCAAAAGGCAAACAACCTTGGGATGACGCGGTAACACTGGTGTTGAAATATGCCGAAATTCCTTACGATGTTTTATATGACGAAGAAATTTTTCTTGAAAAATTAAAAGATTACGATTGGTTGCATTTGCATCACGAAGATTTTACCGGACAATACGGTAAGTTTTACAGCGGGTTTCGTAACGCTGCCTGGTACCAGGCTGAGGTGAAAGAAAACGAAGCCATGGCAAAAAAACTAGGCTTCACCAAAGTGTCTTTAATGAAGCTGCATACCGCTAAACGCATAAAAGATTTTGTATTTAATGGCGGTTTTTTATTTGCCATGTGCAGTGCTACTGACAGTTATGACATTGCGCTTGCGGCCGAAGGGATTGATATCTGTGAAAGTGTTTTTGATCACGATCCTGCGGATAAAAACGCAACGGCTATGTTGGATTTTAGCAAAGGTTTTGCGTTTGAAGACTATAAGTTAAGCATGAATCCGATGGAATACGAATATTCCACCATCGATACTTATGGCACTAGGAATCAATATGGGCCAACGGAAAAAACAGATATTTTTACGCTCTTTGAGTTTTCAGCAAAATGGGATCCTGTACCAACGATGCTTTGTCAAAATCATACCTCAACGATTAAAGGATTTTGGGGACAAACGGCGGCTTTCGATAAAAAGTATATTAAGAAAAATGTTTTGATCATGGGTGAAACAAAAGCCTATGGTGAAGCCCGCTACATTCATGGCGATTTTGGTAAAGGCACCTGGACGTTTTACAGTGGACATGATCCAGAAGACTATCAGCACAGGGTTGAAGAACCACCAACAGACCTTTCACTGCATCCAAATTCTCCCGGCTACAGACTTATTTTAAACAATATTTTGTTTCCTGCTGCTAAAAAGAAAAAGCAAAAAACTTAA
- a CDS encoding toxin-antitoxin system YwqK family antitoxin yields the protein MRFLTSILFFTLSFSLAAQLKKDYYDPQQTQLKSETDYYKGMPHGPLIEYYKTGKVSRKGFYYYGKEDSVWTVYYDNGTKKAIENYSRGKKWGTNRYFFKSGKLAQITKYENDLADSTWTSYFENGKIKSRETFDLGRKEGDWTYFYEDGKPESKGTFEKDKRNGKAESYFKSGKLAVKQNFCNGQPCGRWEDYYENGKNKSVKEYRDTVLYLLDLWDNTGRKLISNGTGTLTATYENGLIRAMGAYKEGLQDGVWRFFHSNGELDYEATYEIGMLNGYYSSYYRNHKIKSEGNFTNNKKDGLWKFYREEGGLEMEGTLRDNIREEKWTYYYSNNKVESEGNYLTDKQNGTWNYFYKTGEKWRQGDYDNGIKTGTWTTWWENGNKLQEGPYVNGKEEGLWTSWWENGTKKDEGTIKGNTLIEHWEGWYTNAKPNYVGNYNEKGNRSGEWSYFYENGKPRELSNYVNGVKHGTYIQWYEKGDFVDSKGEYKKGHQSGEWTYYFETGGVSRVQNFKDGKLNGKSTSYYSNSNIQSVCNYKIINDRRKGKVQSVADGEWIFYDKNGKEINRVNYEDGVRK from the coding sequence ATGCGTTTTTTAACTTCTATTTTATTTTTTACTCTTAGTTTTTCTTTAGCAGCTCAATTAAAAAAAGACTATTACGACCCTCAACAAACCCAACTAAAATCAGAAACAGATTATTATAAGGGCATGCCCCATGGCCCTCTCATAGAGTATTATAAAACAGGTAAGGTGAGCCGCAAGGGCTTCTATTACTACGGAAAAGAAGATAGTGTTTGGACTGTATACTACGACAACGGAACCAAAAAAGCCATTGAAAATTATAGCAGAGGAAAAAAGTGGGGAACCAATCGCTATTTCTTTAAGTCTGGAAAACTTGCACAAATAACAAAATATGAAAACGATTTAGCAGATAGTACCTGGACCTCCTATTTCGAAAATGGAAAAATAAAAAGTCGTGAAACCTTTGATTTAGGGCGAAAAGAAGGCGACTGGACATATTTTTATGAGGACGGAAAACCAGAAAGTAAAGGAACTTTTGAGAAAGATAAACGCAATGGCAAGGCCGAATCTTATTTTAAATCCGGAAAACTGGCGGTAAAACAAAATTTCTGCAACGGTCAGCCTTGTGGGCGCTGGGAAGACTACTATGAAAACGGCAAGAATAAATCGGTAAAAGAATACAGAGACACCGTGCTTTATCTTTTAGATTTATGGGATAACACAGGCAGAAAATTAATTAGCAATGGTACCGGAACGCTTACCGCCACTTATGAAAACGGCTTAATACGCGCTATGGGTGCCTACAAAGAGGGTTTACAGGACGGTGTTTGGCGTTTTTTTCACAGCAACGGAGAATTAGATTACGAAGCAACGTATGAAATTGGAATGTTGAATGGCTATTACTCTTCATATTATCGTAATCATAAAATTAAAAGCGAGGGAAATTTTACTAACAACAAGAAAGATGGCCTTTGGAAATTTTATCGCGAGGAAGGAGGGCTTGAGATGGAAGGAACTTTGCGTGACAATATCCGCGAAGAAAAATGGACCTACTATTATTCTAATAACAAAGTTGAAAGCGAAGGAAATTATTTAACTGATAAACAAAATGGCACCTGGAATTATTTTTATAAAACAGGCGAAAAATGGAGACAAGGAGATTACGATAATGGTATAAAAACGGGAACCTGGACAACCTGGTGGGAAAATGGAAACAAACTACAAGAAGGCCCTTATGTAAATGGCAAAGAAGAAGGGCTCTGGACAAGCTGGTGGGAGAATGGAACTAAAAAGGATGAAGGTACAATTAAAGGTAACACACTTATCGAACACTGGGAAGGTTGGTATACAAACGCTAAACCCAATTATGTGGGCAATTACAATGAAAAAGGAAATAGAAGCGGTGAGTGGAGTTATTTTTATGAAAACGGAAAACCGCGCGAATTAAGTAACTACGTAAATGGTGTAAAGCATGGAACCTATATTCAATGGTATGAAAAAGGGGATTTCGTTGATTCAAAAGGAGAATATAAAAAGGGGCACCAGAGTGGTGAGTGGACGTATTATTTTGAAACGGGAGGCGTAAGTCGCGTTCAAAATTTTAAGGATGGGAAATTAAATGGTAAAAGCACAAGCTATTATTCTAATTCAAACATACAAAGTGTGTGCAATTACAAAATAATTAATGACCGTAGAAAAGGTAAAGTGCAAAGTGTAGCCGACGGAGAGTGGATTTTTTACGACAAAAATGGAAAAGAGATAAACCGCGTGAATTATGAGGACGGAGTCCGTAAGTAA
- a CDS encoding ArnT family glycosyltransferase, with the protein MAQQIKNVTRRIFNKVFHGDKYNLYLFLILGISLVLRIYLASDSFLHEWDERYHALVAKNLLNHPLEPTLYENPVLPYNYQDWSANHIWLHKQPFPLWLIALCLKIFGVSEFSVRIPSIVLSTISVFITFLLGTKLFNKKTGVLAAWFHATNGLIIEMAAGRVATDHYDSFFLVLIEAGIYFAFIFYENSKIRLLIVSAICISAAVLTKSLPALIIYPVWILYIFNKESVKLNIRYLLTHFLIVLVLAGSWQLYIMSKFPKEAFWEYYHQVMHMRETLDDQGGGCFYFFKKLFVSYNELFFLVLGFTIYNIIMRKERLPAYTSLLVWVLIPVLFFSFAETKMQGYILFVAPAMFILTADLFYKIDKGYGRPWKKNMSKFIQICLIALPLRYTTERIKLFEPYERHKEWVRELKNERILLSGSDVVLFSYPHPIEAMFYTSITAYSDLPEANVLKELKQRGYKVLIYSPAENIRFKSFGY; encoded by the coding sequence ATGGCACAGCAAATAAAAAACGTAACAAGACGAATATTTAATAAAGTTTTTCATGGGGATAAATATAATCTTTATCTTTTTTTAATATTAGGCATTTCGCTGGTACTTAGAATTTATCTCGCCTCAGATAGTTTTTTACACGAATGGGACGAACGGTACCATGCGTTGGTTGCAAAAAATTTATTAAACCACCCGCTTGAACCAACATTGTATGAGAACCCTGTTCTACCATATAATTATCAAGACTGGAGCGCAAATCATATTTGGTTACACAAGCAACCATTTCCTTTATGGCTTATAGCTTTATGCCTAAAGATTTTTGGTGTTAGTGAGTTCTCGGTTAGAATTCCATCAATAGTATTATCAACAATTTCTGTTTTTATAACATTTTTATTAGGAACTAAATTGTTTAATAAAAAAACGGGAGTTCTCGCCGCATGGTTCCACGCAACCAACGGACTAATAATAGAAATGGCTGCTGGACGTGTTGCCACAGATCATTATGACAGCTTCTTCTTAGTGCTAATTGAGGCGGGGATATATTTTGCATTTATTTTTTATGAAAACAGTAAGATCCGGCTGTTAATAGTTTCGGCGATTTGTATTTCTGCGGCGGTTCTCACCAAGTCACTCCCCGCTTTAATCATATATCCAGTTTGGATACTGTACATTTTTAATAAAGAATCTGTTAAGCTAAACATTCGTTATTTGCTTACACATTTTTTGATTGTTTTGGTTTTGGCTGGATCTTGGCAGTTGTATATTATGTCAAAATTTCCAAAAGAGGCTTTTTGGGAATACTATCACCAAGTAATGCATATGCGTGAAACTCTTGATGATCAGGGCGGCGGTTGTTTTTATTTTTTCAAAAAATTATTCGTCAGCTATAATGAATTATTTTTTCTGGTTCTTGGATTTACGATTTACAATATAATAATGAGAAAAGAAAGGTTACCCGCATACACCAGCTTATTGGTATGGGTATTAATTCCTGTATTGTTTTTTTCCTTTGCTGAAACAAAAATGCAAGGGTACATTCTTTTTGTTGCACCAGCAATGTTTATTTTAACTGCCGATCTTTTTTACAAAATTGATAAGGGTTATGGTCGTCCATGGAAAAAAAACATGTCGAAGTTTATTCAAATCTGTCTCATCGCATTACCGCTTAGATATACAACCGAGCGCATAAAACTTTTTGAACCATATGAAAGGCATAAAGAATGGGTAAGGGAATTAAAAAATGAGAGGATTCTGCTTAGTGGCAGTGATGTTGTCTTATTTAGCTATCCTCATCCAATTGAGGCCATGTTTTATACAAGTATTACAGCTTATAGTGATCTTCCCGAAGCCAATGTGTTGAAAGAGCTAAAACAAAGAGGCTACAAGGTGCTAATATACTCTCCAGCAGAGAATATTCGGTTTAAAAGTTTTGGCTATTAA
- a CDS encoding glycoside hydrolase family 16 protein, producing MKNFIKYSSCYVFYLLCHTVNGQFLFQINKDTCIKWNYSDGDEFNDKKIDELKWQTRFPWSRSLISEDIFYSENNVIVDSGFARFRVQKEKTQTKLFIWEHDSATFKRLGKYPDSLGNYALSYTGGLIWSRKKYKYGYFEVRFKNPSNVGLWPAFWLYGENANEIDFMELKGEINNQIHVDIHCPDGCNNYIQGLFNYRKSFGHWIKTNGDFHNGFNVVSGEWQPNYVKYFLNGNLVAYFSGKIDVDLDLTTGNGKAHKGGAFAPGVSDKTIFPTDFIVDYIRVWSKDSAESIQKNLTRDFTIVDEKQSEQIEPKNERIKFKRKAKTKIEEIITLSVLPHKVNGYSMHLLGYNKKIESFTFKLISETGKILFEPTVYSNSYYDKAFEESTEKVYLEINYEGTVYKYQLK from the coding sequence ATGAAAAACTTTATTAAATATTCGTCTTGTTACGTTTTTTATTTGCTGTGCCATACAGTTAACGGACAGTTCTTGTTTCAGATTAATAAAGATACATGTATAAAATGGAATTATAGCGATGGGGATGAGTTTAACGATAAAAAGATAGATGAATTAAAGTGGCAGACAAGATTTCCTTGGTCAAGATCGTTAATATCTGAAGACATATTTTATTCTGAAAATAATGTAATCGTTGATAGCGGTTTCGCGAGATTTCGAGTGCAAAAAGAAAAAACACAAACCAAGTTGTTTATTTGGGAACATGATAGCGCAACATTTAAACGCCTTGGAAAATATCCTGACAGTTTAGGGAATTATGCGTTGAGTTATACAGGTGGACTTATATGGTCTCGAAAAAAATACAAATACGGTTATTTTGAAGTTCGTTTTAAAAACCCCAGCAATGTCGGGCTCTGGCCAGCTTTTTGGTTATATGGAGAAAATGCAAACGAAATAGATTTTATGGAGTTAAAGGGCGAAATAAATAATCAAATTCATGTAGACATACACTGTCCTGATGGCTGTAACAATTATATTCAAGGACTCTTCAATTATCGTAAGTCATTTGGGCACTGGATAAAAACCAATGGTGATTTTCATAATGGTTTTAATGTTGTTTCGGGAGAATGGCAGCCGAATTATGTAAAATACTTTCTTAATGGAAATTTAGTTGCTTATTTTTCTGGGAAAATCGACGTTGATTTAGACCTTACAACTGGAAACGGCAAGGCCCATAAGGGCGGTGCTTTCGCGCCAGGAGTGAGTGATAAAACCATCTTCCCGACTGACTTTATCGTTGACTATATTCGGGTTTGGAGTAAAGATAGCGCCGAGAGTATACAAAAAAATTTAACCCGAGATTTCACAATAGTTGATGAAAAACAAAGTGAACAGATTGAACCTAAAAATGAAAGAATAAAATTTAAACGAAAAGCAAAAACGAAAATAGAAGAAATTATTACCCTTAGTGTGCTCCCCCACAAAGTGAATGGTTATAGCATGCATTTATTAGGTTACAATAAAAAAATCGAAAGTTTTACTTTCAAATTAATATCCGAAACTGGTAAAATATTATTTGAGCCAACTGTATATTCCAATTCTTATTATGACAAAGCTTTCGAAGAGTCTACAGAGAAAGTCTATTTAGAAATAAACTACGAGGGTACGGTGTATAAATATCAACTCAAATAA
- a CDS encoding glycoside hydrolase family 16 protein, whose protein sequence is MFIGRRLILYCFLFFLSIGALRSQVCDGKKVVLISDALCPEEKFILDFEDNFDGSALDSSKWKIIYGVARDIEHTNAQQWYSPKNIEVSNGTLKLITKRDTFINQCYDIWEKNALLHKCEDFFFSAGEIDSKEKFSHGKFEMSCKLPRAKGVGSSFWTYGAPPSNEIDIFEFENEYKLFGQYDENKLSKVQRMNSRTDLDNNGTIEDCPNSYTGIDYSKDFHVFTLIWTPQKLEWYVDGVLKRRSTLFYTMLGQIVECNGLQMGCEYILNRAFPMNAMSIIVDNIVQSKDKAPDKDTPFPNNFEIDYIKFYRLVP, encoded by the coding sequence ATGTTTATAGGACGCCGTCTCATTTTATATTGTTTTTTATTCTTTTTATCCATCGGCGCTTTGCGTTCTCAGGTTTGCGATGGAAAAAAAGTTGTGCTTATTAGCGATGCCCTTTGTCCTGAAGAAAAATTCATTTTAGACTTTGAAGATAATTTTGATGGAAGCGCTCTCGATTCTTCGAAATGGAAAATTATTTATGGTGTAGCAAGAGACATCGAACATACAAATGCACAACAATGGTACTCGCCTAAAAATATTGAAGTAAGCAATGGAACACTGAAACTAATAACGAAAAGAGACACATTCATCAATCAGTGCTATGATATTTGGGAGAAAAACGCTTTACTGCATAAATGTGAAGATTTTTTCTTTTCCGCAGGCGAGATTGATTCAAAAGAAAAATTCAGCCACGGAAAATTTGAAATGTCATGTAAACTACCAAGAGCAAAAGGTGTTGGTTCTTCCTTTTGGACATATGGAGCTCCACCAAGTAACGAAATAGATATTTTTGAATTTGAAAATGAATACAAATTATTTGGCCAATATGATGAAAACAAATTATCAAAAGTTCAGAGAATGAATTCGCGCACAGACCTTGACAATAATGGTACTATAGAAGACTGCCCCAATAGTTACACGGGTATAGATTATTCTAAAGACTTTCATGTATTCACTCTAATTTGGACACCTCAAAAACTTGAATGGTATGTGGATGGAGTTTTAAAAAGAAGAAGTACTCTTTTCTATACTATGCTAGGACAAATAGTTGAATGCAACGGCCTCCAAATGGGCTGCGAGTATATTTTAAACCGTGCTTTCCCCATGAATGCGATGAGTATAATCGTTGATAATATTGTACAGTCAAAAGATAAGGCTCCAGATAAAGACACTCCGTTTCCGAACAACTTTGAAATTGATTATATAAAGTTTTACCGGCTTGTACCCTAA